The following proteins are co-located in the Dermochelys coriacea isolate rDerCor1 chromosome 4, rDerCor1.pri.v4, whole genome shotgun sequence genome:
- the LCORL gene encoding ligand-dependent nuclear receptor corepressor-like protein isoform X13 produces MAGQSNCRGNPAHHLQPWCKPSTDRIFIDCFYQTVSRDGVLDLSTKKSARLEESTYDPSSENSVSGPTVGEKSEEATKLEKGKSALNKVLESLCSYHWQQILAILKFLIQDKNVPSLCSCLQPHIIHSEIQNSLIEDDIHVPFYSCDGHMVTKRCCLQNQNPNTCLPSLCVCIKDLHCLPCQTVATGCIKTVVNKRIAHSCNPHRCNTGQLQNYNNKYSVTAATCTSFSSTEDNDLSNSIKSSSRSRSPSPPPLSPVQNNEIETLEGSPIVFPALDNKFEITINQPPSLLPAEGSNGEYEDEGKLCKGKGFDYSNETQLSTDQESSKCVINSEKFEKGENSAIFQDLMDRINEKLKSIETTDITTNLVKLSDSDRAPENDDIKLGDFITSLLHDAKASDYTFMELLSQHDKQVENKIIQTRFRKRQETLFAMYNSPDSPLIRRQSLQIKRELASLDETFIRKKSTLERNVKKSTKKYGKMSANKGDSYNMLEDKALQNPDNNLGMRCQAKSTSLPVCQAESMGLPLNNFETNSGFVAFSENNVTIVDQSNFAKTQGDYAIEKESDQSPLKGEYNGILGRTKRNIVPPGWYSVYVTNDFLCRKSSKAKKSPENLERDNIIKDLQAERSIDVNKIVRNTNLQVVVERLEDTINLAKKTKSPLLDSYKISSTFECDMNETARRGLHFNMGEKGCAGQSFIPQSHLSCSNTCKTECVPTRKYKEVQDQGLGNLLKSSSSDSGRLTFSNGDVQTRSEVGESASLLGYSSPIKLMFVSEVNSSEGVKYTLTAASASSTANTNLCLFQKYPDTISGKKSKTSDLVHEICIGDSGYNGNESDCKEESSFVNAETIADTCAAGETDLNYFKQSEETVEKSSDGNEPVLKRKPGRPKKIGPQVVKQVKRPIGRPPKPKINMAENSDHRSEPTSIGKTTKSDVTVMKEVISNKNITVTVVFGRSRRTKRHVSEGSINIINAMPTQHDSNFTNDSSELRQNTETESGFEEIVKVLQNSATENEVSGSGYEYIRPIKNNPLLPHLYSNIIQPNQKPLTITRKPGRPAKVKISGISVTVNRVSPQERKVSISGCLPPLQQQHMLEKKISQEKNNQLCNKMNEIKNINHDTTTVSSVITTESRKHEIPLRHSVRDRRPSLHFLHSLASSSPFTCRSALLRKSYKLRLKKAKDQKEKHMQSNLRIVSNDTSETKNPGSEEKGSEVNEFRSFNEISLDPIFSSNPSLRWWATSTSRDSLLEELNNRFEQITNTWLQVGGNEFEKCLYEKSHHVEHDCSIKVSRPLDTCLVELEASPIKMLFQKKCNINELSTWFMQTTETQSLSLVRKANARNPLEVISTREMKMGSKQSDLNTSPFRKHFKKFALSSPSEPAGKLQILHKMVQAPVLNMKSNFTLARLRRTEFKKLQHDRWRQVKKMYNHGTGDWKSKRRNLRFFCQSQFFKNTSGKISDVVPMNQGKSTVKTQPEILESHNRILSTGTEVKDTFLPQTIELSDFSTHPGLTNIFKSHSEINRTSYNQKNVGKAQNQLKMSQSTWRAKTFKDCRIFLRKLNHIEQHKSFKLNIYSPEAVENRSNQTYTEEKRHCTLRSYSARQDVLKGKEKDVETCKRTNPSKMTAMLDDQLDSKKSNKCVNNESPAASSEVINKINIRKRPQWETTDMNIRKRHKRQSCSTGQMVNYYSKYQLDLRALFSNVDILMGYTQISTSTKWEFTVLNTDLDIQLQDLDILLKEPTFENWTVLFQESNWFPSLALYNPLQFKTMSALTYQDNNSQDFSQTSLLIPERFLDFKSYIEVSLFLFWYYSPVHLDSIVLGILQAHWKT; encoded by the exons TCCAACAGTTGGTGAAAAATCAGAGGAAGCAACTaaattggaaaaaggaaaatcgGCACTAAACAAGGTTTTGGAATCTTTGTGCTCTTACCACTGGCAGCAGATTTTGgctattttgaaatttttaatccAAGACAAAAATGTTCCTTCGCTTTGCAGTTGCCTGCAACCTCATATTATCCATTCAGAAATTCAGAACTCCCTCATTGAAGATGATATCCATGTTCCATTTTATAGTTGTGATGGACATATGGTGACAAAAAGGTGCTGTTTACAAAATCAAAATCCAAACACTTGTTTACcatctctgtgtgtttgtattaAAGATTTGCACTGTTTGCCATGTCAGACTGTAGCTACTGGATGTATTAAGACAGTAGTGAATAAAAGAATTGCTCACAGTTGTAATCCTCATAGGTGCAATACAGGACAACTACAAAACTATAACAACAAGTACTCTGTAACGGCAGCAACTTGTACATCCTTTTCTTCAACCGAAGACAATGATTTGTCAAACAGCATTAAAAGTTCTAGTAGATCTCGCAGCCCATCACCCCCTCCACTGTCACCTgtacaaaataatgaaattgaaaCATTGGAAGGATCACCTATAGTTTTTCCAGCTTTAGACAACAAATTTGAAATAACCATTAATCAACCTCCATCTCTCTTGCCAGCAGAAGGAAGCAATGGAGAGTATGAAGATGAAGGTAAACTATGCAAAGGAAAAGGGTTTGATTACTCAAATGAAACACAGCTGTCAACAGATCAAGAAAGCAGCAAATGTGTTATAAATTCTGAAAAGTTTGAAAAAGGTGAAAATTCTGCCATTTTTCAAGATTTAATGGATCgtattaatgaaaaattaaaatcaatagaaactACAGATATAACAACCAATCTTGTAAAATTGTCTGACAGTGACAGGGCACCAGAAAATGATGATATAAAATTGGGGGACTTCATAACATCTCTATTGCACGATGCTAAAGCAAGTGATTACACTTTTATGGAGTTACTGAGCCAACATGATAAACAAGTGGAAAATAAAATTATCCAAACCAGATTTCGCAAACGTCAGGAAACTTTATTCGCAATGTATAATTCTCCTGATTCACCACTGATTAGGCGACAGTCTTTGCAAATCAAGAGGGAACTTGCAAGTCTTGATGAAACTTTTATAAGGAAAAAGTCAACTTTAGAGAGAAATGTAAAGAAGTCTACAAAAAAATACGGTAAAATGTCAGCGAACAAAGGAGACAGTTACAACATGTTAGAAGACAAGGCTTTACAAAATCCTGACAATAATCTAGGTATGAGATGTCAAGCTAAATCCACGTCTTTGCCAGTGTGTCAAGCAGAATCAATGGGACTACCTCTGAATAATTTTGAAACTAACTCTGGTTTTGTAGCATTTTCAGAAAACAACGTTACTATAGTAGACCAGAGTAACTTTGCAAAAACACAAGGAGATTATGCAATTGAAAAAGAGAGTGATCAGAGTCCTTTGAAGGGGGAATATAATGGAATCTTGGGCAGAACTAAACGTAACATTGTGCCTCCTGGATGGTACTCTGTATATGTAACAAATGACTTTTTATGTAGAAAATCCTCCAAAGCAAAAAAATCTCCTGAAAACTTGGAAAGAGATAATATCATTAAAGATCTTCAAGCTGAAAGATCTATTGATGTAAATAAGATTGTAAGGAACACAAATCTACAAGTTGTTGTGGAGCGCTTGGAAGATACAATAAACTTAGCCAAAAAGACTAAAAGTCCATTGTTGGATAGTTATAAAATATCCAGTACATTTGAGTGTGATATGAACGAAACTGCGAGGAGAGGCCTACATTTTAACATGGGTGAAAAAGGATGTGCAGGACAGAGTTTCATCCCCCAGTCTCACTTGTCATGCAGCAATACATGCAAAACAGAGTGTGTGCCAACAAGAAAATACAAAGAAGTTCAAGATCAAGGACTTGGTAACCTTTtgaaatcttcatcatctgatTCAGGCAGATTGACTTTCAGTAATGGGGATGTACAAACAAGATCTGAAGTTGGGGAGAGTGCATCTCTCCTAGGTTACTCTAGCCCAATAAAGCTTATGTTTGTCTCAGAGGTTAATAGTAGTGAAGGAGTGAAATATACTTTAACTGCTGCCAGTGCATCTTCTACAGCAAACACCAATCTTTGTTTATTTCAGAAGTATCCAGACAcaatatcaggaaaaaaatctaaaacaagTGATCTTGTTCATGAAATCTGCATTGGAGACTCTGGATATAATGGTAATGAAAGTGACTGTAAAGAGGAATCAAGTTTTGTTAATGCTGAGACAATTGCAGATACTTGTGCAGCAGGTGAAACTGACTTAAATTATTTTAAGCAAAGTGAAGAAACTGTGGAAAAATCAAGTGATGGCAATGaacctgttttaaaaagaaaacctggGAGGCCTAAAAAAATAGGGCCTCAGGTTGTAAAACAGGTTAAGCGACCAATTGGACGACCTCCAAAGCCTAAAATAAACATGGCTGAAAATAGTGACCATAGAAGTGAACCCACCAGTATCGGGAAAACTACCAAATCTGATGTAACAGTGATGAAAGAAGTTATCAGTAACAAGAATATTactgtgacagttgtttttggaAGGTCAAGAAGAACTAAAAGGCATGTTTCTGAAGGTAGtatcaatataattaatgctatgCCTACacaacatgattccaattttacAAATGACTCTAGTGAACTGAGGCAAAATACAGAAACTGAAAGTGGTTTTGAAGAAATAGTAAAAGTCTTACAGAATTCTGCTACTGAAAATGAAGTCTCTGGGTCTGGTTATGAGTATATTAGACCTATCAAGAATAATCCACTGTTACCACACCTTTACAGCAATATCATACAACCAAATCAGAAGCCTTTAACTATCACTAGAAAGCCTGGTAGACCAGCAAAAGTAAAAATCTCTGGCATATCAGTGACTGTTAATAGAGTTTCACCTCAGGAAAGAAAAGTAAGTATTAGTGGCTGCCTGCCTCCATTGCAGCAACAACatatgttagaaaaaaaaatatcacaggAGAAGAATAATCAACTGTGCAATAAGATGAATGAAATAAAGAACATTAACCATGACACTACCACGGTTTCATCTGTGATTACTACAGAATCAAGAAAACATGAAATTCCTTTGAGGCATTCTGTTAGAGACAGAAGACCATCACTGCATTTCTTACATTCATTAGCATCTTCTAGCCCATTTACTTGTAGAAGTGCCTTGCTACGTAAATCATATAAGCTCCGTTTGAAAAAAGCTAAGGATCAAAAGGAAAAACATATGCAATCAAATCTGAGGATTGTATCCAACGATACCTCAGAAACTAAAAATCCAGGGAGTGAAGAAAAGGGTTCTGAGGTAAATGAATTCAGGTCTTTTAATGAAATATCACTGGATCCCATTTTTTCATCAAATCCTTCTCTCAGGTGGTGGGCTACTTCCACTTCACGTGACTCTTTGTTGGAAGAACTAAATAATAGATTTGAACAGATAACTAATACCTGGTTGCAAGTGGGTGGAAATGAATTTGAAAAGTGTTTATATGAAAAAAGCCATCATGTTGAACACGATTGTAGCATTAAAGTGTCAAGACCTTTAGACACCTGCCTTGTAGAACTTGAAGCATCACCTATAAAAATGCTTTTTCAGAAGAAGTGTAATATAAATGAACTTAGTACTTGGTTTATGCAAACAACAgaaacacagtctctctctctagtgAGAAAGGCAAATGCTCGCAATCCTTTGGAAGTAATTAGTACTAGAGAGATGAAGATGGGAAGTAAACAATCTGATCTTAATACTAGTCCTTTcagaaagcactttaaaaagtttGCACTATCCTCTCCTTCAGAACCAGCTGGGAAATTACAAATATTGCATAAAATGGTCCAGGCTCCAGTCTTAAATATGAAAAGTAATTTCACACTAGCCAGATTAAGAAGAACTGAATTTAAGAAGTTACAACATGACAGGTGGAGACAAGTGAAAAAAATGTATAACCATGGAACAGGTGACTGGAAATCTAAAAGGCGAAACTTAAGATTTTTCTGCCAaagccagttttttaaaaatacaagtggGAAAATCAGTGATGTAGTGCCCATGAACCAAGGAAAAAGTACAGTAAAAACCCAGCCAGAAATCTTAGAATCTCACAATAGAATCTTGTCAACTGGAACTGAAGTCAAAGACACATTTCTTCCACAGACAATAGAATTGTCTGACTTCAGCACACATCCTggtttaacaaatatttttaaatcacattcaGAGATAAATAGAACAAGTTATAATCAAAAAAATGTTGGAAAAGCACAGAACCAACTTAAAATGAGTCAAAGTACATGGAGAGCCAAAACCTTTAAAGATTGTAGAATATTTCTGAGAAAACTCAACCATATCGAACAGCATAAATCATTTAAGTTAAACATTTACTCTCCGGAAGCTGTTGAAAATAGAAGCAATCAGACCTACACTGAAGAAAAAAGGCATTGTACTTTAAGGTCCTATTCTGCTAGGCAAGATgttttaaagggaaaagaaaaggatgtgGAGACATGTAAGAGAACTAATCCTTCCAAAATGACTGCAATGCTGGATGACCAATTAGACagcaaaaaatcaaacaaatgcgTAAACAATGAGAGCCCTGCTGCTAGTTCTGAAGTTATTAACAAAATAAACATAAGAAAAAGACCACAATGGGAGACCACTGATATGAATATAAGAAAAAGGCATAAGAGACAATCATGCAGTACTGGACAAATGgtgaattattactcaaaataCCAACTAG atttgAGAGCCCTGTTTTCAAATGTTGATATCTTAATGGGGTACACTCAGATCAGCACTTCGACAAAATGGGAATTTACAGTCCTAAATACTGACTTGGACATCCAACTACAGGACTTGGACATCCTGCTTAAGGagcccacatttgaaaattggaCCGTATTGTTCCAAGAGTCTAATTGGTTTCCATCTCTTGCTTTGTACAATCCCTTGCAATTTAAAACAATGTCTGCACTAACATATCAGGATAACAACAGCCAAGATTTTTCTCAAACTTCCCTTCTTATTCCAGAAAGATTCTtggattttaaaagttatattgAAGTCTCTCTATTTCTATTTTGGTACTATAGTCCAGTACATCTGgactccattgtactaggcattTTACAAGCACATTGGAAGAcataa
- the LCORL gene encoding ligand-dependent nuclear receptor corepressor-like protein isoform X6: MDEKCSFCNLHKETVSDRTQIIGSSQSTPPEELSSQGQSNTDKIECQAENYLNALFRKKDLPQNCDPNIPLVAQELMKKMIRQFAIEYISKSSKIQENRNGSSFEPSLICKNIQMNQTENSLQEEQDSPLDLTVNRTQEQKTQQGDGVLDLSTKKSARLEESTYDPSSENSVSGSSPTVGEKSEEATKLEKGKSALNKVLESLCSYHWQQILAILKFLIQDKNVPSLCSCLQPHIIHSEIQNSLIEDDIHVPFYSCDGHMVTKRCCLQNQNPNTCLPSLCVCIKDLHCLPCQTVATGCIKTVVNKRIAHSCNPHRCNTGQLQNYNNKYSVTAATCTSFSSTEDNDLSNSIKSSSRSRSPSPPPLSPVQNNEIETLEGSPIVFPALDNKFEITINQPPSLLPAEGSNGEYEDEGKLCKGKGFDYSNETQLSTDQESSKCVINSEKFEKGENSAIFQDLMDRINEKLKSIETTDITTNLVKLSDSDRAPENDDIKLGDFITSLLHDAKASDYTFMELLSQHDKQVENKIIQTRFRKRQETLFAMYNSPDSPLIRRQSLQIKRELASLDETFIRKKSTLERNVKKSTKKYGKMSANKGDSYNMLEDKALQNPDNNLGMRCQAKSTSLPVCQAESMGLPLNNFETNSGFVAFSENNVTIVDQSNFAKTQGDYAIEKESDQSPLKGEYNGILGRTKRNIVPPGWYSVYVTNDFLCRKSSKAKKSPENLERDNIIKDLQAERSIDVNKIVRNTNLQVVVERLEDTINLAKKTKSPLLDSYKISSTFECDMNETARRGLHFNMGEKGCAGQSFIPQSHLSCSNTCKTECVPTRKYKEVQDQGLGNLLKSSSSDSGRLTFSNGDVQTRSEVGESASLLGYSSPIKLMFVSEVNSSEGVKYTLTAASASSTANTNLCLFQKYPDTISGKKSKTSDLVHEICIGDSGYNGNESDCKEESSFVNAETIADTCAAGETDLNYFKQSEETVEKSSDGNEPVLKRKPGRPKKIGPQVVKQVKRPIGRPPKPKINMAENSDHRSEPTSIGKTTKSDVTVMKEVISNKNITVTVVFGRSRRTKRHVSEGSINIINAMPTQHDSNFTNDSSELRQNTETESGFEEIVKVLQNSATENEVSGSGYEYIRPIKNNPLLPHLYSNIIQPNQKPLTITRKPGRPAKVKISGISVTVNRVSPQERKVSISGCLPPLQQQHMLEKKISQEKNNQLCNKMNEIKNINHDTTTVSSVITTESRKHEIPLRHSVRDRRPSLHFLHSLASSSPFTCRSALLRKSYKLRLKKAKDQKEKHMQSNLRIVSNDTSETKNPGSEEKGSEVNEFRSFNEISLDPIFSSNPSLRWWATSTSRDSLLEELNNRFEQITNTWLQVGGNEFEKCLYEKSHHVEHDCSIKVSRPLDTCLVELEASPIKMLFQKKCNINELSTWFMQTTETQSLSLVRKANARNPLEVISTREMKMGSKQSDLNTSPFRKHFKKFALSSPSEPAGKLQILHKMVQAPVLNMKSNFTLARLRRTEFKKLQHDRWRQVKKMYNHGTGDWKSKRRNLRFFCQSQFFKNTSGKISDVVPMNQGKSTVKTQPEILESHNRILSTGTEVKDTFLPQTIELSDFSTHPGLTNIFKSHSEINRTSYNQKNVGKAQNQLKMSQSTWRAKTFKDCRIFLRKLNHIEQHKSFKLNIYSPEAVENRSNQTYTEEKRHCTLRSYSARQDVLKGKEKDVETCKRTNPSKMTAMLDDQLDSKKSNKCVNNESPAASSEVINKINIRKRPQWETTDMNIRKRHKRQSCSTGQMVNYYSKYQLDLRALFSNVDILMGYTQISTSTKWEFTVLNTDLDIQLQDLDILLKEPTFENWTVLFQESNWFPSLALYNPLQFKTMSALTYQDNNSQDFSQTSLLIPERFLDFKSYIEVSLFLFWYYSPVHLDSIVLGILQAHWKT; this comes from the exons ttcaagTCCAACAGTTGGTGAAAAATCAGAGGAAGCAACTaaattggaaaaaggaaaatcgGCACTAAACAAGGTTTTGGAATCTTTGTGCTCTTACCACTGGCAGCAGATTTTGgctattttgaaatttttaatccAAGACAAAAATGTTCCTTCGCTTTGCAGTTGCCTGCAACCTCATATTATCCATTCAGAAATTCAGAACTCCCTCATTGAAGATGATATCCATGTTCCATTTTATAGTTGTGATGGACATATGGTGACAAAAAGGTGCTGTTTACAAAATCAAAATCCAAACACTTGTTTACcatctctgtgtgtttgtattaAAGATTTGCACTGTTTGCCATGTCAGACTGTAGCTACTGGATGTATTAAGACAGTAGTGAATAAAAGAATTGCTCACAGTTGTAATCCTCATAGGTGCAATACAGGACAACTACAAAACTATAACAACAAGTACTCTGTAACGGCAGCAACTTGTACATCCTTTTCTTCAACCGAAGACAATGATTTGTCAAACAGCATTAAAAGTTCTAGTAGATCTCGCAGCCCATCACCCCCTCCACTGTCACCTgtacaaaataatgaaattgaaaCATTGGAAGGATCACCTATAGTTTTTCCAGCTTTAGACAACAAATTTGAAATAACCATTAATCAACCTCCATCTCTCTTGCCAGCAGAAGGAAGCAATGGAGAGTATGAAGATGAAGGTAAACTATGCAAAGGAAAAGGGTTTGATTACTCAAATGAAACACAGCTGTCAACAGATCAAGAAAGCAGCAAATGTGTTATAAATTCTGAAAAGTTTGAAAAAGGTGAAAATTCTGCCATTTTTCAAGATTTAATGGATCgtattaatgaaaaattaaaatcaatagaaactACAGATATAACAACCAATCTTGTAAAATTGTCTGACAGTGACAGGGCACCAGAAAATGATGATATAAAATTGGGGGACTTCATAACATCTCTATTGCACGATGCTAAAGCAAGTGATTACACTTTTATGGAGTTACTGAGCCAACATGATAAACAAGTGGAAAATAAAATTATCCAAACCAGATTTCGCAAACGTCAGGAAACTTTATTCGCAATGTATAATTCTCCTGATTCACCACTGATTAGGCGACAGTCTTTGCAAATCAAGAGGGAACTTGCAAGTCTTGATGAAACTTTTATAAGGAAAAAGTCAACTTTAGAGAGAAATGTAAAGAAGTCTACAAAAAAATACGGTAAAATGTCAGCGAACAAAGGAGACAGTTACAACATGTTAGAAGACAAGGCTTTACAAAATCCTGACAATAATCTAGGTATGAGATGTCAAGCTAAATCCACGTCTTTGCCAGTGTGTCAAGCAGAATCAATGGGACTACCTCTGAATAATTTTGAAACTAACTCTGGTTTTGTAGCATTTTCAGAAAACAACGTTACTATAGTAGACCAGAGTAACTTTGCAAAAACACAAGGAGATTATGCAATTGAAAAAGAGAGTGATCAGAGTCCTTTGAAGGGGGAATATAATGGAATCTTGGGCAGAACTAAACGTAACATTGTGCCTCCTGGATGGTACTCTGTATATGTAACAAATGACTTTTTATGTAGAAAATCCTCCAAAGCAAAAAAATCTCCTGAAAACTTGGAAAGAGATAATATCATTAAAGATCTTCAAGCTGAAAGATCTATTGATGTAAATAAGATTGTAAGGAACACAAATCTACAAGTTGTTGTGGAGCGCTTGGAAGATACAATAAACTTAGCCAAAAAGACTAAAAGTCCATTGTTGGATAGTTATAAAATATCCAGTACATTTGAGTGTGATATGAACGAAACTGCGAGGAGAGGCCTACATTTTAACATGGGTGAAAAAGGATGTGCAGGACAGAGTTTCATCCCCCAGTCTCACTTGTCATGCAGCAATACATGCAAAACAGAGTGTGTGCCAACAAGAAAATACAAAGAAGTTCAAGATCAAGGACTTGGTAACCTTTtgaaatcttcatcatctgatTCAGGCAGATTGACTTTCAGTAATGGGGATGTACAAACAAGATCTGAAGTTGGGGAGAGTGCATCTCTCCTAGGTTACTCTAGCCCAATAAAGCTTATGTTTGTCTCAGAGGTTAATAGTAGTGAAGGAGTGAAATATACTTTAACTGCTGCCAGTGCATCTTCTACAGCAAACACCAATCTTTGTTTATTTCAGAAGTATCCAGACAcaatatcaggaaaaaaatctaaaacaagTGATCTTGTTCATGAAATCTGCATTGGAGACTCTGGATATAATGGTAATGAAAGTGACTGTAAAGAGGAATCAAGTTTTGTTAATGCTGAGACAATTGCAGATACTTGTGCAGCAGGTGAAACTGACTTAAATTATTTTAAGCAAAGTGAAGAAACTGTGGAAAAATCAAGTGATGGCAATGaacctgttttaaaaagaaaacctggGAGGCCTAAAAAAATAGGGCCTCAGGTTGTAAAACAGGTTAAGCGACCAATTGGACGACCTCCAAAGCCTAAAATAAACATGGCTGAAAATAGTGACCATAGAAGTGAACCCACCAGTATCGGGAAAACTACCAAATCTGATGTAACAGTGATGAAAGAAGTTATCAGTAACAAGAATATTactgtgacagttgtttttggaAGGTCAAGAAGAACTAAAAGGCATGTTTCTGAAGGTAGtatcaatataattaatgctatgCCTACacaacatgattccaattttacAAATGACTCTAGTGAACTGAGGCAAAATACAGAAACTGAAAGTGGTTTTGAAGAAATAGTAAAAGTCTTACAGAATTCTGCTACTGAAAATGAAGTCTCTGGGTCTGGTTATGAGTATATTAGACCTATCAAGAATAATCCACTGTTACCACACCTTTACAGCAATATCATACAACCAAATCAGAAGCCTTTAACTATCACTAGAAAGCCTGGTAGACCAGCAAAAGTAAAAATCTCTGGCATATCAGTGACTGTTAATAGAGTTTCACCTCAGGAAAGAAAAGTAAGTATTAGTGGCTGCCTGCCTCCATTGCAGCAACAACatatgttagaaaaaaaaatatcacaggAGAAGAATAATCAACTGTGCAATAAGATGAATGAAATAAAGAACATTAACCATGACACTACCACGGTTTCATCTGTGATTACTACAGAATCAAGAAAACATGAAATTCCTTTGAGGCATTCTGTTAGAGACAGAAGACCATCACTGCATTTCTTACATTCATTAGCATCTTCTAGCCCATTTACTTGTAGAAGTGCCTTGCTACGTAAATCATATAAGCTCCGTTTGAAAAAAGCTAAGGATCAAAAGGAAAAACATATGCAATCAAATCTGAGGATTGTATCCAACGATACCTCAGAAACTAAAAATCCAGGGAGTGAAGAAAAGGGTTCTGAGGTAAATGAATTCAGGTCTTTTAATGAAATATCACTGGATCCCATTTTTTCATCAAATCCTTCTCTCAGGTGGTGGGCTACTTCCACTTCACGTGACTCTTTGTTGGAAGAACTAAATAATAGATTTGAACAGATAACTAATACCTGGTTGCAAGTGGGTGGAAATGAATTTGAAAAGTGTTTATATGAAAAAAGCCATCATGTTGAACACGATTGTAGCATTAAAGTGTCAAGACCTTTAGACACCTGCCTTGTAGAACTTGAAGCATCACCTATAAAAATGCTTTTTCAGAAGAAGTGTAATATAAATGAACTTAGTACTTGGTTTATGCAAACAACAgaaacacagtctctctctctagtgAGAAAGGCAAATGCTCGCAATCCTTTGGAAGTAATTAGTACTAGAGAGATGAAGATGGGAAGTAAACAATCTGATCTTAATACTAGTCCTTTcagaaagcactttaaaaagtttGCACTATCCTCTCCTTCAGAACCAGCTGGGAAATTACAAATATTGCATAAAATGGTCCAGGCTCCAGTCTTAAATATGAAAAGTAATTTCACACTAGCCAGATTAAGAAGAACTGAATTTAAGAAGTTACAACATGACAGGTGGAGACAAGTGAAAAAAATGTATAACCATGGAACAGGTGACTGGAAATCTAAAAGGCGAAACTTAAGATTTTTCTGCCAaagccagttttttaaaaatacaagtggGAAAATCAGTGATGTAGTGCCCATGAACCAAGGAAAAAGTACAGTAAAAACCCAGCCAGAAATCTTAGAATCTCACAATAGAATCTTGTCAACTGGAACTGAAGTCAAAGACACATTTCTTCCACAGACAATAGAATTGTCTGACTTCAGCACACATCCTggtttaacaaatatttttaaatcacattcaGAGATAAATAGAACAAGTTATAATCAAAAAAATGTTGGAAAAGCACAGAACCAACTTAAAATGAGTCAAAGTACATGGAGAGCCAAAACCTTTAAAGATTGTAGAATATTTCTGAGAAAACTCAACCATATCGAACAGCATAAATCATTTAAGTTAAACATTTACTCTCCGGAAGCTGTTGAAAATAGAAGCAATCAGACCTACACTGAAGAAAAAAGGCATTGTACTTTAAGGTCCTATTCTGCTAGGCAAGATgttttaaagggaaaagaaaaggatgtgGAGACATGTAAGAGAACTAATCCTTCCAAAATGACTGCAATGCTGGATGACCAATTAGACagcaaaaaatcaaacaaatgcgTAAACAATGAGAGCCCTGCTGCTAGTTCTGAAGTTATTAACAAAATAAACATAAGAAAAAGACCACAATGGGAGACCACTGATATGAATATAAGAAAAAGGCATAAGAGACAATCATGCAGTACTGGACAAATGgtgaattattactcaaaataCCAACTAG atttgAGAGCCCTGTTTTCAAATGTTGATATCTTAATGGGGTACACTCAGATCAGCACTTCGACAAAATGGGAATTTACAGTCCTAAATACTGACTTGGACATCCAACTACAGGACTTGGACATCCTGCTTAAGGagcccacatttgaaaattggaCCGTATTGTTCCAAGAGTCTAATTGGTTTCCATCTCTTGCTTTGTACAATCCCTTGCAATTTAAAACAATGTCTGCACTAACATATCAGGATAACAACAGCCAAGATTTTTCTCAAACTTCCCTTCTTATTCCAGAAAGATTCTtggattttaaaagttatattgAAGTCTCTCTATTTCTATTTTGGTACTATAGTCCAGTACATCTGgactccattgtactaggcattTTACAAGCACATTGGAAGAcataa